Proteins encoded together in one Falco biarmicus isolate bFalBia1 chromosome 4, bFalBia1.pri, whole genome shotgun sequence window:
- the JAK3 gene encoding tyrosine-protein kinase JAK3 isoform X2, with amino-acid sequence MAPLGEDTPLIGERSCSFSSTETGTLQVYLYHWAPPLHSPPGTTTGILTFTFGEYTAEELCVRAAKACGVLPVCHPLFALATEDLSCWFPPNHLFTVDDSCSQVVVYRIRFLFPNWCGLGQSHRFQLLNDRASPVLDYPVIDYLFAQSRSDFIGGRVEVALSLPRQEECLSLAVLDMLRMAKEKRQSPDEVFSHISYKSCIPESLRCQIQQHSFLTRKRIRHRFHKSLRKISGCQTDRRYLKLKYLLDLERLQRHWAEESFCVRLPGSATAITIHVAGENGISWSCGGSESRQHFCDFPDIADISIKQEVEFPTLREARSFVALIDGYYRLTADAHHYFCKEVAPPRLLEDMENQCHGPISYEFVVNKLKVAGSRPGLYLLRRSPQDFDSYLLTVCAETRSGQDYKRCLIRRDEDGNFWLSGVTRPFCSLRELLGTYGRCGLQAEGARMRLAACCSPLPKEKSNLLIVRSGCPQPPGSPAAPRHSLNQMMFHKIDPQRLTRGENLGQGSFTQIYKGIKRDQEEDGYYQTNVVLKVMDSSHHNCSESFLEAASIMSQLSHKHLVLLHGVSLGKDSIMVQEYVRYGPLDLYLKKKHGEGKVTTSWKLQVAKQLAYALNYLEDKKITHGNVSAKKVLLTREGDVASGSPPFIKLNDPGVSITVLAKDMLVERIPWVAPECLSDPKSLALPADKWSFGATLWEIFSGGNMPVSLLEPQKKLDFYQSCLQLPAPKWTELATLIAQCMDYQPCRRPCFRALIRDLNSLITSDYELLSDVSPMTVTPRDSFWGYEPLTMCQDPTHFEERHLKYISLLGKGNFGSVELCRYDPLGDSTGELVAVKKLQQDSAKELLDFEREIQILHSLQHDFIVQYRGVCYSRGWRGLRLVMEYLPNGCLRDYLQKNQPRLEHRTLLLYAWQICKGMEYLGAQRCVHRDLASRNILVESETHVKIGDFGLAKLLPQDKDYYVVREPGQSPVFWYAPESLTDNVFSRASDIWSFGVLLYELFTYGNKSKSPSEEFLRMMGAEKTAQIICHLLELLKDNQRLPAPAGCPVEVYTLMLSCWAFTPGARPTFGDLAPKIEALKDGRSKARG; translated from the exons ATGGCCCCGCTGGGCGAGGACACCCCGCTGATCGGGGAGCgctcctgcagcttctcctccacCGAGACTGGCACCCTTCAGGTGTACCTGTACCACTGGGCACcccccctgcacagcccccccgGCACCACCACCGGCATCCTCACCTTCACCTTCGGCGAGTACACGGCCGAGGAGCTCTGTGTCCGCGCTGCCAAAGCCTGTG GCGTGCTGCCCGTCTGCCACCCACTCTTTGCCCTCGCCACCGAGGACCTCAGCTGCTGGTTCCCCCCCAACCACCTCTTCACCGTGGATGACTCCTGCAGCCAGGTGGTGGTATACAGGATCAG GTTCCTCTTCCCCAACTGGTgcgggctgggacagtcccACCGCTTCCAACTGCTGAACGACCGGGCCAGCCCCGTCCTGGACTACCCTGTCATCGATTACCTGTTTGCCCAG TCCCGCAGCGATTTCATCGGGGGCCGCGTGGAAGTGGCGCTGAGCCTGCCCAGGCAGGAGGAGTGCCTGAGTTTGGCTGTGCTGGACATGCTGCGCATGGCCAAAGAGAAGCGGCAGAGCCCTGACGAGGTCTTCAGCCATATCAG CTACAAGTCCTGCATCCCTGAGTCGCTGCGGTGCCAgatccagcagcacagcttcctCACCCGCAAGCGCATCCGCCACCGCTTCCACAAATCCCTGCGGAAGATCAGCGGCTGCCAGACGGACAGGCGCTACCTGAAGCTCAAGTACCTGCTGGACCTGGAGCGGCTGCAGCGGCACTGGGCAGAGGAAAGTTTCTGTGTCCGCTTGCCTGGCTCTGCCACGGCCATCACCATCCACGTGGCCGGCGAGAATGGCATCTCCTGGAGCTGTGGTGGCTCTGAG AGTCGCCAGCACTTCTGCGACTTCCCCGACATCGCTGACATCAGCATCAAGCAG GAGGTGGAGTTCCCCACGCTGCGGGAAGCCCGCTCCTTTGTGGCTCTTATTGATGGCTACTACCGCCTGACGGCAGATGCCCACCACTACTTCTGCAAGGAGGTGGCCCCCCCCCGGCTCCTGGAGGACATGGAGAACCAATGCCACGGGCCCATCAG CTATGAGTTTGTGGTGAACAAGCTGAAGGTGGCAGGGAGCCGGCCAGGGCTGTACCTGCTGCGCCGCAGCCCGCAGGACTTCGACAGCTACCTGCTGACCGTCTGCGCTGAG ACCCGCTCCGGCCAGGACTACAAGCGCTGCCTGATCCGCAGGGACGAGGACGGGAATTTCTGGCTCTCAGGGGTGACCCGGCCATTCTGCAGCCTGCGGGAGCTGCTGGGCACCTATGGGCGCTgcgggctgcaggcagagggtgCCCGCATGcgcctggctgcctgctgctcaccCCTGCCCAAAG agAAGTCCAACCTGCTGATCGTGCGGAgtggctgcccccagccccccggctcccccgctgccccccgccacAGCCTCAACCAGATGATGTTCCACAAGATCGACCCCCAGCGCCTCACACGG GGCGAGAACCTGGGCCAGGGCTCCTTCACCCAGATCTACAAGGGCATCAAGCGGGACCAGGAGGAGGACGGGTACTACCAGACCAACGTGGTGCTCAAGGTCATGGACAGTAGCCACCACAACTGCTCTGAG TCCTTCCTGGAGGCAGCCAGCATCATGAGCCAGCTCTCCCACAAGCACCTGGTCCTGCTGCACGGTGTCAGCCTCGGGAAGGACA GCATCATGGTGCAGGAGTACGTCAGGTACGGGCCCCTGGACCTCTACCTGAAGAAGAAGCATGGCGAGGGCAAGGTGACAACGAGCTGGAAGCTGCAGGTGGCCAAGCAGCTGGCGTACGCCCTCAACTACCTG GAGGATAAGAAGATCACGCACGGCAATGTCTCTGCCAAGAAGGTGCTGCTGACCCGGGAGGGGGATGTGGCCAGCGGCAGCCCCCCCTTCATCAAGCTCAATGACCCCGGAGTCAGCATCACCGTCCTGGCCAAGGACA tgcTGGTGGAGCGCATCCCCTGGGTGGCCCCCGAGTGCCTTAGTGACCCCAAGAGCCTGGCGCTGCCGGCTGACAAGTGGAGCTTCGGGGCGACCCTCTGGGAGATCTTCAGTGGTGGCAACATGCCTGTGAGCCTGCTGGAGCCCCAGAAG AAGCTGGATTTCTACcagagctgcctccagctccctgcaccaAAGTGGACGGAGCTGGCCACACTCATCGCCCAGTGCATGGACTACCAGCCCTGCCGGCGGCCCTGCTTCCGCGCCCTCATCCGGGACCTCAACAGCCTCATCACCTCCG ATTATGAGCTGCTCTCAGACGTGTCACCCATGACCGTAACACCCCGGGACAGCTTCTGGGGGTACGAGCCCCTCACCATGTGCCAGGACCCCACGCACTTCGAGGAGCGGCACCTCAAGTACATCTCGTTGCTGGGCAAG GGCAACTTTGGGAGTGTGGAGCTGTGCCGCTACGACCCGCTGGGTGACAGCACGGGCGAGCTCGTGGCGGtgaagaagctgcagcaggattCGGCCAAGGAGCTGCTGGATTTCGAGAGGGAGATCCAGATCCTGCACTCCCTGCAGCACGACTTCATCGTCCAGTACCGGGGGGTGTGCTACAGCCGGG GGTGGCGAGGGCTGCGGCTGGTGATGGAGTACCTGCCCAACGGCTGCTTGCGGGACTACCTGCAGAAGAACCAGCCCCGCCTGGAGCACAGGACCCTGCTCCTCTACGCCTGGCAGATCTGCAAG GGCATGGAGTACCTGGGGGCACAGCGCTGCGTGCACCGGGACCTGGCCAGCAGGAACATCCTGGTGGAGAGCGAGACCCACGTCAAGATCGGGGACTTCGGGCTGGCCAAGCTGCTGCCACAGGACAAGGACTATTACGTAGTGCGAGAGCCTGGCCAGAGCCCCGTGTTCTG GTACGCGCCTGAGTCCCTGACAGACAACGTCTTCTCCCGAGCATCCGATATCTGGAGCTTCGGGGTCCTCCTCTATGAGCTCTTCACCTATGGCAACAAGAGCAAGAGCCCCTCGGAG GAGTTTCTCCGCATGATGGGCGCCGAGAAGACGGCACAGATCATCTGCCACTTGCTGGAGCTCCTGAAGGACAACCAGCGTCTCCCAGCGCCAGCCGGCTGCCCAGTGGAG GTCTACACGCtgatgctgagctgctgggcCTTCACCCCTGGTGCCAGACCCACCTTTGGGGACCTGGCCCCCAAGATTGAGGCGCTGAAGGATGGCCGGAGCAAAGCCCGTGGGTAG
- the B3GNT3 gene encoding N-acetyllactosaminide beta-1,3-N-acetylglucosaminyltransferase 3: protein MLCPGMGHLSVLDARGFAASSGAKPTPHLLQSMSLWCHRLELWGLVTVGLLGLCYLLCYNDQLWSSMAPQHSTPPSPQVTPSLPPLRVLPSPAPCMANTSVHNISGFTKLPGHVQDFMRYQHCRSFPVLLSIPGKCGGPQGSSSIFLLLAIKSSPVNYERREVIRKTWGQERTFEGAFIRRVFLVGVAPRARDAKKLNQLLRLEQREHRDVLQWDFRDTFFNLTLKQVLFHTWLVEHCPGVRFIFNGDDDVFVNTDNVVRFAMATQGAQEQHLMVGQLFVNNSPVRLQRSKYFVPMQLLASRRYPPYCGGSGMLMSGFTARVISRESQDIRLFPIDDVYLGMCLEKAGLLPASHAGIRTMGVGVQANEDSFDPCYYRELMLVHRFVPYEVAVMWQAIHEPQLLCGRRVSIF, encoded by the coding sequence ATGCTGTGCCCTGGCATGGGGCATCTCTCTGTTTTGGATGCCCGCGGGTTTGCGGCGTCGAGTGGTGCCAAACCCACTCCCCATCTCTTGCAGAGCATGTCCCTGTGGTGCCACAGGCTGGAGCTGTGGGGTCTGGTCACCGTGGGGCTCCTGGGCCTCTGCTACCTGCTCTGCTACAATGACCAGCTGTGGTCCAGCATGGCCCCTCAGCACAGCACCCCCCCTAGCCCCCAGGTgacccccagcctccccccgcTCCGGGttctgccctctcctgccccatGCATGGCCAACACCTCAGTGCACAACATCTCCGGCTTCACCAAGCTGCCCGGCCATGTGCAGGACTTCATGCGGTACCAGCACTGCCGGTCCTTCCCAGTACTGCTCAGCATCCCCGGCAAGTGCGGGGGGCCCCAGGGGTcctccagcatcttcctccTCTTGGCCATTAAGTCCTCACCGGTGAACTACGAGCGGCGGGAGGTGATCCGTAAGAcctgggggcaggagaggaCCTTTGAAGGAGCCTTCATCCGCCGAGTCTTCCTGGTGGGGGTAGCCCCGCGTGCCCGGGATGCCAAGAAGCTCAACCAGCTGCTGCGGCTGGAGCAGCGGGAGCACAGGGACGTGCTGCAGTGGGACTTCAGGGACACCTTCTTCAACCTGACGCTGAAGCAGGTGCTTTTCCACACCTGGCTGGTGGAGCACTGCCCCGGTGTCCGCTTCATCTTCAATGGGGATGATGACGTCTTCGTCAACACTGACAACGTTGTTCGCTTCGCAATGGCCACCCAGGGTGCCCAGGAGCAACACCTCATGGTGGGGCAGCTCTTTGTTAACAACAGCCCCGTCCGGCTCCAGCGCAGCAAGTACTTTGTGCCCATGCAGCTCCTGGCTTCCAGGCGGTACCCACCCTACTGTGGCGGCAGTGGGATGCTCATGTCCGGCTTCACTGCCCGCGTCATCTCCCGGGAATCACAGGACATCAGGCTCTTCCCCATCGATGACGTCTACCTGGGCATGTGTTTGGagaaggcagggctgctgcctgcttcccaCGCTGGCATCCGGACCATGGGTGTGGGGGTGCAAGCCAACGAAGACTCCTTCGATCCCTGCTACTACCGGGAGCTGATGCTGGTGCACCGCTTCGTGCCCTATGAGGTGGCGGTGATGTGGCAGGCCATCCACgagccccagctgctctgtggcagGAGGGTGAGCATCTTCTAG
- the JAK3 gene encoding tyrosine-protein kinase JAK3 isoform X1, with protein MAPLGEDTPLIGERSCSFSSTETGTLQVYLYHWAPPLHSPPGTTTGILTFTFGEYTAEELCVRAAKACGVLPVCHPLFALATEDLSCWFPPNHLFTVDDSCSQVVVYRIRFLFPNWCGLGQSHRFQLLNDRASPVLDYPVIDYLFAQSRSDFIGGRVEVALSLPRQEECLSLAVLDMLRMAKEKRQSPDEVFSHISYKSCIPESLRCQIQQHSFLTRKRIRHRFHKSLRKISGCQTDRRYLKLKYLLDLERLQRHWAEESFCVRLPGSATAITIHVAGENGISWSCGGSESRQHFCDFPDIADISIKQVSREGSPVENRVVTLTKTDNRVLEVEFPTLREARSFVALIDGYYRLTADAHHYFCKEVAPPRLLEDMENQCHGPISYEFVVNKLKVAGSRPGLYLLRRSPQDFDSYLLTVCAETRSGQDYKRCLIRRDEDGNFWLSGVTRPFCSLRELLGTYGRCGLQAEGARMRLAACCSPLPKEKSNLLIVRSGCPQPPGSPAAPRHSLNQMMFHKIDPQRLTRGENLGQGSFTQIYKGIKRDQEEDGYYQTNVVLKVMDSSHHNCSESFLEAASIMSQLSHKHLVLLHGVSLGKDSIMVQEYVRYGPLDLYLKKKHGEGKVTTSWKLQVAKQLAYALNYLEDKKITHGNVSAKKVLLTREGDVASGSPPFIKLNDPGVSITVLAKDMLVERIPWVAPECLSDPKSLALPADKWSFGATLWEIFSGGNMPVSLLEPQKKLDFYQSCLQLPAPKWTELATLIAQCMDYQPCRRPCFRALIRDLNSLITSDYELLSDVSPMTVTPRDSFWGYEPLTMCQDPTHFEERHLKYISLLGKGNFGSVELCRYDPLGDSTGELVAVKKLQQDSAKELLDFEREIQILHSLQHDFIVQYRGVCYSRGWRGLRLVMEYLPNGCLRDYLQKNQPRLEHRTLLLYAWQICKGMEYLGAQRCVHRDLASRNILVESETHVKIGDFGLAKLLPQDKDYYVVREPGQSPVFWYAPESLTDNVFSRASDIWSFGVLLYELFTYGNKSKSPSEEFLRMMGAEKTAQIICHLLELLKDNQRLPAPAGCPVEVYTLMLSCWAFTPGARPTFGDLAPKIEALKDGRSKARG; from the exons ATGGCCCCGCTGGGCGAGGACACCCCGCTGATCGGGGAGCgctcctgcagcttctcctccacCGAGACTGGCACCCTTCAGGTGTACCTGTACCACTGGGCACcccccctgcacagcccccccgGCACCACCACCGGCATCCTCACCTTCACCTTCGGCGAGTACACGGCCGAGGAGCTCTGTGTCCGCGCTGCCAAAGCCTGTG GCGTGCTGCCCGTCTGCCACCCACTCTTTGCCCTCGCCACCGAGGACCTCAGCTGCTGGTTCCCCCCCAACCACCTCTTCACCGTGGATGACTCCTGCAGCCAGGTGGTGGTATACAGGATCAG GTTCCTCTTCCCCAACTGGTgcgggctgggacagtcccACCGCTTCCAACTGCTGAACGACCGGGCCAGCCCCGTCCTGGACTACCCTGTCATCGATTACCTGTTTGCCCAG TCCCGCAGCGATTTCATCGGGGGCCGCGTGGAAGTGGCGCTGAGCCTGCCCAGGCAGGAGGAGTGCCTGAGTTTGGCTGTGCTGGACATGCTGCGCATGGCCAAAGAGAAGCGGCAGAGCCCTGACGAGGTCTTCAGCCATATCAG CTACAAGTCCTGCATCCCTGAGTCGCTGCGGTGCCAgatccagcagcacagcttcctCACCCGCAAGCGCATCCGCCACCGCTTCCACAAATCCCTGCGGAAGATCAGCGGCTGCCAGACGGACAGGCGCTACCTGAAGCTCAAGTACCTGCTGGACCTGGAGCGGCTGCAGCGGCACTGGGCAGAGGAAAGTTTCTGTGTCCGCTTGCCTGGCTCTGCCACGGCCATCACCATCCACGTGGCCGGCGAGAATGGCATCTCCTGGAGCTGTGGTGGCTCTGAG AGTCGCCAGCACTTCTGCGACTTCCCCGACATCGCTGACATCAGCATCAAGCAGGTGAGCCGGGAGGGCAGCCCCGTGGAGAACCGCGTGGTCACCCTCACCAAGACGGACAACCGGGTGCTG GAGGTGGAGTTCCCCACGCTGCGGGAAGCCCGCTCCTTTGTGGCTCTTATTGATGGCTACTACCGCCTGACGGCAGATGCCCACCACTACTTCTGCAAGGAGGTGGCCCCCCCCCGGCTCCTGGAGGACATGGAGAACCAATGCCACGGGCCCATCAG CTATGAGTTTGTGGTGAACAAGCTGAAGGTGGCAGGGAGCCGGCCAGGGCTGTACCTGCTGCGCCGCAGCCCGCAGGACTTCGACAGCTACCTGCTGACCGTCTGCGCTGAG ACCCGCTCCGGCCAGGACTACAAGCGCTGCCTGATCCGCAGGGACGAGGACGGGAATTTCTGGCTCTCAGGGGTGACCCGGCCATTCTGCAGCCTGCGGGAGCTGCTGGGCACCTATGGGCGCTgcgggctgcaggcagagggtgCCCGCATGcgcctggctgcctgctgctcaccCCTGCCCAAAG agAAGTCCAACCTGCTGATCGTGCGGAgtggctgcccccagccccccggctcccccgctgccccccgccacAGCCTCAACCAGATGATGTTCCACAAGATCGACCCCCAGCGCCTCACACGG GGCGAGAACCTGGGCCAGGGCTCCTTCACCCAGATCTACAAGGGCATCAAGCGGGACCAGGAGGAGGACGGGTACTACCAGACCAACGTGGTGCTCAAGGTCATGGACAGTAGCCACCACAACTGCTCTGAG TCCTTCCTGGAGGCAGCCAGCATCATGAGCCAGCTCTCCCACAAGCACCTGGTCCTGCTGCACGGTGTCAGCCTCGGGAAGGACA GCATCATGGTGCAGGAGTACGTCAGGTACGGGCCCCTGGACCTCTACCTGAAGAAGAAGCATGGCGAGGGCAAGGTGACAACGAGCTGGAAGCTGCAGGTGGCCAAGCAGCTGGCGTACGCCCTCAACTACCTG GAGGATAAGAAGATCACGCACGGCAATGTCTCTGCCAAGAAGGTGCTGCTGACCCGGGAGGGGGATGTGGCCAGCGGCAGCCCCCCCTTCATCAAGCTCAATGACCCCGGAGTCAGCATCACCGTCCTGGCCAAGGACA tgcTGGTGGAGCGCATCCCCTGGGTGGCCCCCGAGTGCCTTAGTGACCCCAAGAGCCTGGCGCTGCCGGCTGACAAGTGGAGCTTCGGGGCGACCCTCTGGGAGATCTTCAGTGGTGGCAACATGCCTGTGAGCCTGCTGGAGCCCCAGAAG AAGCTGGATTTCTACcagagctgcctccagctccctgcaccaAAGTGGACGGAGCTGGCCACACTCATCGCCCAGTGCATGGACTACCAGCCCTGCCGGCGGCCCTGCTTCCGCGCCCTCATCCGGGACCTCAACAGCCTCATCACCTCCG ATTATGAGCTGCTCTCAGACGTGTCACCCATGACCGTAACACCCCGGGACAGCTTCTGGGGGTACGAGCCCCTCACCATGTGCCAGGACCCCACGCACTTCGAGGAGCGGCACCTCAAGTACATCTCGTTGCTGGGCAAG GGCAACTTTGGGAGTGTGGAGCTGTGCCGCTACGACCCGCTGGGTGACAGCACGGGCGAGCTCGTGGCGGtgaagaagctgcagcaggattCGGCCAAGGAGCTGCTGGATTTCGAGAGGGAGATCCAGATCCTGCACTCCCTGCAGCACGACTTCATCGTCCAGTACCGGGGGGTGTGCTACAGCCGGG GGTGGCGAGGGCTGCGGCTGGTGATGGAGTACCTGCCCAACGGCTGCTTGCGGGACTACCTGCAGAAGAACCAGCCCCGCCTGGAGCACAGGACCCTGCTCCTCTACGCCTGGCAGATCTGCAAG GGCATGGAGTACCTGGGGGCACAGCGCTGCGTGCACCGGGACCTGGCCAGCAGGAACATCCTGGTGGAGAGCGAGACCCACGTCAAGATCGGGGACTTCGGGCTGGCCAAGCTGCTGCCACAGGACAAGGACTATTACGTAGTGCGAGAGCCTGGCCAGAGCCCCGTGTTCTG GTACGCGCCTGAGTCCCTGACAGACAACGTCTTCTCCCGAGCATCCGATATCTGGAGCTTCGGGGTCCTCCTCTATGAGCTCTTCACCTATGGCAACAAGAGCAAGAGCCCCTCGGAG GAGTTTCTCCGCATGATGGGCGCCGAGAAGACGGCACAGATCATCTGCCACTTGCTGGAGCTCCTGAAGGACAACCAGCGTCTCCCAGCGCCAGCCGGCTGCCCAGTGGAG GTCTACACGCtgatgctgagctgctgggcCTTCACCCCTGGTGCCAGACCCACCTTTGGGGACCTGGCCCCCAAGATTGAGGCGCTGAAGGATGGCCGGAGCAAAGCCCGTGGGTAG